The nucleotide window ATATAACCAGACAGTTAGAGTAAGGGGGCAGGTAGTAGATCAAGTTATTAAACAAGAATTACATCAAGCCTATATAAAAGTGCGAAATCAACGTGCAAATGGCGTAGGAAATTTGATAACATTGTGTCGAAAAGATGACTCATTCAAGGTAAAAGAAATCTTTGAAACACGCTTTAACTACAGTTATGAGAAGCATCGCTTTGATATTTTAGATATAATTGCAGCTTCTGCAGATGTAAGAGGAGCACGCTTTGATGTTCAGATTGAGACTGTACGTGGTGTAAGCATGAAAGGCACAAGAGTACATAATACGCAATATTATACTCAGATGTTAGCTTCGGGAGAGTTAACAGGTGTAATGCTTAACTATGATATGCCGGATAAAACGGTTACTTTCAGGATTTCTGTAGACGGATCTATACTGCTTTATACTAACCTTAGTGAGTATGAAATTTTAGAATTAGTAGAAGACTTACTGAATGTTTAGCATCATCCATTCTTTTTGTAGCCTTAAGGGGAGCGTCTCCTTAAGGATATTTCTTATTCTCTTAAAAAAATAAACTAACCTATTTACTTCATTATTTGGTAATATATGAATATAGGAGGTGTTTATATGAAAAAAGATCCAGGTGGCGGCTATTAACTAATGCGGTTTGCAGGTGTCATAATTGTTGAAAACAAATATCTAGGCAAGGGGTGGAGAGGTATGTTTAAAGATCCAGGTGGCGGAGTAGGATACATAAATGATCCAGGTCCAGGCGTTGGCTATAGAATAGATCCAGGTGGCGGTATTGGCTGTATAGCAGACCCGGGGACAGGAGGGCTACATGTTATGAAAGACCCAGGAACAGGTTTCTAATAAAAGACCCGCTTTTGATGAAAGCGGGTTACTTTATTTACCATGTATAACCAATAGCATAGCTAGTAATTGAATAGTAAGTGTATGGAAAGCTAAATACGGGTAAAGATATCAAATTTCTAATAATTGTTTTTTCTTACTGTTAAACTCTTCATCAGTTAAAATACCGCTATCACGTAAGTCAGCCAATTTTTTAATCTGCTCTGCTACATCAACCGTATTTTGAACAATTGTTGGAGCATGGGACTCATCTATTTTTTGTTCAATGGCTACTTTTATTTGTTCAAAAAGGGGTTGCTGTTTTTTATTAAACATAATGGTATTCTCATCTTTGGTTGCATCCATCAATCCGCCTTTATTTTCTTTACCTCCAGAAAAAGCAAATTGAATATACCCATTTGTGAAAAGGTTTGCTGGTTTGAACTGAATAGAAGAAATTTGTTTAACTAATATTTCCTTGTCACCCTTCAAACCTTGTGTCATCTTCGCTAGTACACCTTTTCTTTTGATGATAATCTTATTACCTACTAGCTCTAACTGCCCATTAACGCCAATTGCCTCCATGATAATCCCCCTTGGATATGAATTTATTACGATATAAGTATAGCAGATGATAAGGAAAAATTTTCATATGAATTAATATATTTTTTATTAATACTAGCAACTGACAACCCATACAGCGCATATGCTTTTGGTGAGCGAGTCACCGAAAAGCCGATGGAGGTGGGTGTGTGAACAATCAGGAGCTTATCCAACGACTAACAGAATTGAATCAGGAAATCAGTAAAACAGAATTGGCGTATTATGATACGCTTCATAAAATCAAAGAAGTGGAGTATACGATCCAGGAGAAAACCTCGCAATTGCTGCTAAGCGGTAAGATTGACGGGAAAACAGAGAAAATTCGTGATGCGCAGCTCTTTCCGCACATGAAGAATCTGCTGCTGGAAAAGATAGAAGCAGAAAAAGAAAGTGACCGAAAAAAAGAGCGCTACTATGCAAAGAAGCGCGAAGCAGTCCATATCCAATACATCATTCGTTTATTGACTCCGTAACGGGGTCTTTTTTATTTTCCACCAAAGGTATCCATATTTCTTCAACAGGTAACCCTAACTCTTTTGCAATAATATAAGCATTTGTCAGACTAGGTAATGCCTGATTATTCACTAAAGAGCTTAATGTTGTTCTGCTGAGTTGAACCTTTTCTGCGAATACAGTCTGCTTAATATTCCTCTCTGCAAAAATAACCTTCAAACGACATATAATCTTCATTTCCTTCACCTCGTAGCTATATTTCGGTAAACTTCATAGCTTATCCTGTTAAAAAATGACGATATGCACGTACTTTTTTAAGTGGTACATGCAAAATGTGTAAGCGTGTGTCATACATTTTAATACACAGTTGCTACACGGATTTGACACCATCACACAGATGTGTAGCATATGTGCCACAATAGTGAAAAGGATGGGATAGAATGAACATCATTACGCTTGATGCTGGCAACAACGAAGTAAAGGTAGCAACGGCAGAGGGTGTCTTTTCGTTCAATTCATTTTTAGGAGAAGCGCGAGATCGTCGTCTTGAGTCTCAATATGAAGATGAAATGATTGGTGTGTACAATGGAATGCCATTCTTCGCAGGTGAACTGGCACAGTACGAATCGGAATTCCCACGCAACTCTATGGGGCTTTCCAAAGCACATGAAGATGCCAAGTTAAGGATTCTCATCGCTTTACATCGTTACAGCAAGCATTACGATAATCATATTGTGGTAGGGCAACCAATTGAAAGCCATAAATCAGAGGAGAAACTACGGATTAAAGCGATGTTGGCGAAAGAACACCGTCTTGTGTTAAATGGTGTAGAGAGGAAATTCTATATTCATAATACCGAGGTAGCACCAGAAGGAGCTGCAGCGTACTGGAGCTTACAAGAAGAGTTACCTGTTGTTCATATCGTCGATGTGGGCAGTGGCACAGTGAATATTGCAACGATTCGAGAAGGGCAATTCATCGATAAGGAAAGCTTTACATTACCGTTTGGTGCTGAATCCACCAAGACAAAGGATATGCAGGCTATGAGTTATGGTATTATTTCGGCCCTAAACCGCTTTAATCGTCAAGACTCATATCGAATCGTTGGGGGAGCTGCAGAGAAAGTGAAACCATATTTACAAATGCAGTTTCCAGATTGTAAAGTCATTCATCCTCTTGTAAAAGTCGGTACCAAAGTCATGTCTGTTCATCCAAAATACGCAACAGTTGTTGGTATGTATCATATTGCCAAGGCGGTGTACGGTTATGAAGGATGAAAATCGCTTGTTTAAAAACGTTTCTTTTAACCGAAAGGATTCCTTTGAAATGCAACTGTATCACCATGCGAAACAACAAGGTATGTTCGC belongs to Ectobacillus sp. JY-23 and includes:
- a CDS encoding DUF4429 domain-containing protein; translation: MEAIGVNGQLELVGNKIIIKRKGVLAKMTQGLKGDKEILVKQISSIQFKPANLFTNGYIQFAFSGGKENKGGLMDATKDENTIMFNKKQQPLFEQIKVAIEQKIDESHAPTIVQNTVDVAEQIKKLADLRDSGILTDEEFNSKKKQLLEI
- a CDS encoding helix-turn-helix transcriptional regulator; amino-acid sequence: MKIICRLKVIFAERNIKQTVFAEKVQLSRTTLSSLVNNQALPSLTNAYIIAKELGLPVEEIWIPLVENKKDPVTESINE
- a CDS encoding ParM/StbA family protein, which gives rise to MNIITLDAGNNEVKVATAEGVFSFNSFLGEARDRRLESQYEDEMIGVYNGMPFFAGELAQYESEFPRNSMGLSKAHEDAKLRILIALHRYSKHYDNHIVVGQPIESHKSEEKLRIKAMLAKEHRLVLNGVERKFYIHNTEVAPEGAAAYWSLQEELPVVHIVDVGSGTVNIATIREGQFIDKESFTLPFGAESTKTKDMQAMSYGIISALNRFNRQDSYRIVGGAAEKVKPYLQMQFPDCKVIHPLVKVGTKVMSVHPKYATVVGMYHIAKAVYGYEG